In the Clostridium sporogenes genome, one interval contains:
- the arcC gene encoding carbamate kinase: MKIVLALGGNALQSDPKDKTPESQLKTCKDTAKSIVDLIEEGHTVSVVHGNGPQVGQILASVEAGHKANDANVLFPFDVCGAFSQGYIGYHLQNAIEEELNKRNINKSVGTVVTQVLVNADDQGFQNPTKPIGSFYSEEEAKKLEAEKGYVMKEDSGRGYRRVVASPKPVDVIEKAMIKQLVEAGNVVISCGGGGIPVVNENGIIKGVPAVIDKDFAAEKLAEIIDADMLLVLTAVDQVAINFNKPNQQSLAQMNLEEVDKYIGEGQFAPGSMLPKVEACKKFVEFKENKIALIGSLEKAKDAINGTSGTRIVR; the protein is encoded by the coding sequence ATGAAAATAGTATTAGCTCTAGGAGGAAATGCCTTACAATCAGATCCAAAAGACAAAACTCCTGAAAGTCAATTAAAAACTTGTAAAGATACAGCAAAATCAATAGTAGATTTAATTGAGGAAGGACATACAGTTTCAGTAGTTCATGGAAATGGTCCTCAAGTAGGTCAAATATTAGCATCCGTAGAAGCTGGACACAAAGCAAATGATGCTAATGTATTATTCCCATTTGACGTTTGTGGAGCATTTTCACAAGGTTATATAGGATATCATCTTCAAAATGCTATAGAAGAAGAATTAAATAAAAGAAATATTAATAAATCAGTAGGAACAGTAGTTACTCAAGTATTAGTAAATGCTGATGACCAAGGATTCCAAAATCCTACAAAACCAATAGGTTCTTTTTACAGTGAAGAAGAAGCTAAAAAATTAGAAGCTGAAAAAGGCTATGTAATGAAAGAAGATTCAGGAAGAGGATACAGAAGAGTTGTTGCTTCACCAAAGCCTGTAGATGTTATAGAAAAAGCTATGATAAAACAATTAGTTGAAGCAGGAAATGTAGTAATTTCTTGTGGAGGTGGTGGAATTCCAGTTGTTAATGAAAATGGAATTATAAAAGGTGTTCCAGCAGTTATAGATAAAGACTTTGCAGCTGAAAAATTAGCAGAAATAATAGATGCTGATATGTTATTAGTTCTTACAGCTGTAGATCAAGTTGCTATAAACTTTAATAAACCAAATCAACAATCTTTAGCTCAAATGAATTTAGAAGAAGTTGATAAATATATTGGTGAAGGACAATTTGCGCCAGGAAGTATGCTTCCAAAAGTTGAAGCTTGCAAAAAATTCGTTGAATTTAAGGAAAACAAAATTGCATTAATAGGATCTCTTGAAAAAGCAAAAGATGCTATCAATGGAACTTCAGGTACAAGAATAGTAAGATAA
- a CDS encoding Cof-type HAD-IIB family hydrolase, with amino-acid sequence MNYQLIALDMDGTLLNDEKKITKKTLSYIKKAKEKGVRVVISSGRVPGGLKFYEEIIAKEEPMICANGALILNHKKETIYNEGINKNTFLNIIDILRKYKNTYYHFYHDNIMCTEKFDYSTKRFYEFNESIERKYRIEIRIITDSKKYIKDREREINKIVVVDDDLEYLNRIQKEIQDNLNVSVTKSHISNIEICNFGISKGIALEKLANYYDIPIEKCIAVGNDENDISMIKKAGLGVFMKNTREELKKYANYITNMDNNSDGIAELIEKFIL; translated from the coding sequence TTGAATTATCAATTAATAGCATTAGATATGGATGGAACTTTATTAAATGATGAAAAGAAAATAACGAAAAAAACTCTTTCTTATATAAAAAAAGCAAAAGAAAAGGGCGTTAGGGTAGTTATATCTTCTGGAAGAGTTCCAGGAGGATTAAAATTTTATGAGGAAATTATAGCTAAAGAAGAGCCAATGATTTGTGCTAATGGTGCTTTGATTTTAAATCACAAAAAAGAAACTATATATAATGAAGGAATTAATAAAAATACATTTTTGAATATCATAGATATTTTAAGAAAATATAAAAATACATACTATCATTTTTACCATGATAATATAATGTGTACAGAAAAATTTGATTATAGTACAAAAAGATTTTATGAATTTAATGAAAGTATAGAAAGAAAATACAGAATAGAAATAAGGATAATTACAGACAGTAAAAAATACATTAAAGATAGAGAACGTGAAATAAATAAAATAGTAGTAGTTGATGATGATTTAGAATATTTAAATAGAATACAAAAGGAAATACAAGATAATCTAAATGTTAGTGTAACTAAATCTCATATAAGCAATATAGAAATATGTAATTTTGGAATTAGTAAGGGAATAGCTTTAGAGAAACTGGCTAATTATTATGATATACCTATAGAAAAATGTATAGCTGTAGGTAATGATGAAAATGATATAAGTATGATAAAAAAAGCAGGCCTTGGAGTATTTATGAAAAACACAAGAGAAGAATTAAAAAAATATGCTAACTATATAACTAATATGGATAATAATAGTGATGGAATAGCAGAATTAATAGAGAAATTTATATTATAG
- the argF gene encoding ornithine carbamoyltransferase, with protein MFNLKNRHFLTLMDFTPKEINYFLDLARDLKRAKYAGTEVPRMKGKNVALIFEKTSTRTRCAFEVAAKDQGAHVTYLGPSGTQIGKKESMADTARVLGRMYDGIEYRGFSQEIVEELAEYAGVPVWNGLTDADHPTQILADFLTVQEHFEKPLNEITFAYAGDGRNNMANALMIGAAKMGMDFRIVAPKSLFPEEKLVAECKKVAESTGAKITITDSVDEGVKGCDVIYTDVWVSMGEPDEVWAERIKLLKPYQVNMEMLNKTGNKEVKFMHCLPAYHDLKTAVGREINEKFGLNGMEVTDEVFESEHSIVFDEAENRMHTIKAVMVATLGNQ; from the coding sequence ATGTTTAACTTAAAAAACAGACACTTTTTAACATTAATGGATTTCACACCAAAGGAAATAAACTATTTCTTAGATTTAGCTAGAGATTTAAAAAGAGCTAAATATGCAGGAACAGAAGTACCAAGAATGAAAGGCAAAAACGTTGCTTTAATATTTGAAAAAACTTCAACAAGAACTAGATGCGCATTTGAAGTTGCTGCAAAAGATCAAGGAGCTCATGTAACTTATCTTGGACCATCAGGAACTCAAATTGGTAAAAAAGAATCTATGGCAGACACTGCTAGAGTTCTTGGAAGAATGTATGATGGTATAGAATACAGAGGATTTTCACAAGAAATCGTTGAAGAATTAGCTGAATATGCTGGAGTACCAGTATGGAATGGTTTAACAGATGCTGACCACCCAACTCAAATTTTAGCTGACTTCTTAACAGTTCAAGAACATTTTGAAAAACCATTAAATGAAATCACTTTTGCTTATGCAGGTGACGGAAGAAACAACATGGCTAACGCGTTAATGATTGGTGCGGCAAAAATGGGAATGGACTTCAGAATAGTTGCTCCAAAGAGCTTATTCCCAGAAGAAAAATTAGTTGCTGAATGCAAAAAAGTAGCTGAATCAACAGGCGCTAAAATAACTATAACTGATAGCGTTGATGAAGGCGTTAAAGGTTGCGATGTTATATACACAGACGTTTGGGTATCAATGGGAGAACCAGATGAAGTTTGGGCAGAAAGAATCAAATTATTAAAACCATATCAAGTTAACATGGAAATGTTAAATAAAACAGGAAACAAAGAAGTTAAATTCATGCACTGCTTACCAGCATACCACGATTTAAAAACTGCAGTAGGCAGAGAAATCAATGAAAAATTCGGTTTAAATGGTATGGAAGTTACTGATGAAGTATTCGAAAGCGAACATTCAATCGTATTTGATGAAGCTGAAAACAGAATGCATACTATAAAAGCTGTTATGGTTGCAACATTAGGAAATCAATAA
- a CDS encoding metal-sensitive transcriptional regulator: protein MENQKKDAKKDIQTRLRRIEGQVKGIEKMIDNECCCRDVLIQVAAIRAAMNKVGGLVLENYAKQCFLGEDKEKDEAIEELVSTFTMFMK from the coding sequence ATGGAAAATCAAAAGAAAGATGCTAAAAAAGATATACAAACCAGACTTAGAAGGATTGAAGGACAAGTAAAGGGCATAGAAAAAATGATAGACAATGAATGTTGCTGTAGAGATGTGCTTATACAAGTAGCTGCTATAAGAGCTGCTATGAATAAGGTAGGCGGATTAGTTTTAGAAAATTATGCTAAACAGTGTTTCTTAGGAGAAGACAAGGAAAAAGACGAAGCTATAGAAGAACTAGTATCCACTTTTACTATGTTTATGAAATAA
- a CDS encoding DUF4883 family protein, whose protein sequence is MKKFFNFIILISISCFLLTSCNIVFPIDELRGKKPNNFYYTNLLAKNITLEKEYKATILETNFYKGKEIDKKDKKTIKHFTTLLRKQNFKTLEKKPESKPAYKIFFTFEKDRYIINVYNKQYISVHPFDGDFPMDYIDMSSIPEAYNLYNLCDFLFNK, encoded by the coding sequence TTGAAAAAATTTTTTAATTTTATAATTTTAATATCTATTTCTTGCTTTCTTTTAACATCTTGCAATATAGTATTTCCTATAGATGAACTAAGGGGTAAAAAACCAAACAATTTCTATTATACTAATCTTTTAGCTAAAAATATAACTCTTGAAAAAGAATATAAAGCTACTATATTAGAAACTAATTTTTATAAAGGAAAAGAAATAGATAAAAAAGATAAAAAAACAATAAAACATTTTACAACTCTTTTGAGGAAACAAAATTTTAAAACTTTAGAAAAAAAACCAGAATCAAAACCAGCATATAAAATATTTTTTACTTTTGAAAAAGATAGATATATAATAAATGTATACAATAAACAATATATTTCAGTTCATCCCTTTGATGGTGACTTTCCTATGGATTATATAGATATGAGTAGTATACCCGAAGCCTATAATTTATATAATCTATGTGATTTTTTATTCAATAAATAG
- a CDS encoding serine hydroxymethyltransferase codes for MDFTNLTNNDSTILGMIKKEAERQEYNIELIASENFTSLSVMEAMGSLLTNKYAEGYPHKRYYGGCEFVDEVEDLARERLKKLFGAEHANVQPHSGSQANMAVYMSVLQPGDTILGMDLTHGGHLTHGSPVNFSGKLYNFISYGVDKETEIIDYELLRKIALENKPKMIVSGASAYPRIIDFEKIREICDEVDAYMMVDMAHIAGLVATGLHPSPMPYADFVTTTTHKTLRGPRGGAILCKEKYAKAVDKAIFPGIQGGPLMHIIAAKAVCFGEALKEDYKTYMNQVIKNTKALGEELIKYGFRLISGGTDNHLLLIDLTDKKITGKDAEKLLDSVGITVNKNTIPFETLSPFVTSGIRIGTPAVTTRGFKEEEMKKIAYFINYSIEHREENLSQIKDQVKEVCKKYPLYQNA; via the coding sequence ATGGACTTTACAAATTTAACAAACAACGATTCAACGATATTAGGGATGATAAAAAAAGAGGCAGAAAGACAAGAATATAATATTGAATTAATAGCTTCAGAAAACTTTACAAGTTTATCCGTAATGGAAGCTATGGGATCTTTATTGACGAATAAATATGCAGAAGGATATCCACATAAGAGATATTATGGAGGATGTGAATTTGTAGATGAAGTAGAAGATTTGGCAAGAGAAAGATTGAAGAAGTTATTTGGTGCAGAGCATGCTAATGTACAACCACATTCTGGATCACAAGCCAACATGGCAGTTTACATGTCTGTACTTCAGCCAGGGGATACTATATTAGGAATGGATTTAACTCATGGTGGACATTTAACTCATGGAAGTCCAGTAAATTTTTCAGGAAAGTTATATAATTTTATATCTTATGGTGTAGACAAAGAAACAGAAATTATAGATTATGAATTGTTAAGGAAAATAGCTTTAGAGAATAAGCCTAAAATGATAGTATCTGGAGCTAGTGCATATCCTAGAATTATAGATTTTGAAAAGATAAGAGAAATTTGTGATGAAGTTGATGCTTATATGATGGTAGATATGGCTCACATAGCAGGACTTGTAGCTACAGGATTACATCCATCACCAATGCCTTATGCAGATTTTGTTACAACAACTACTCATAAAACTTTAAGAGGACCTAGGGGTGGAGCTATTTTATGTAAAGAAAAATATGCAAAGGCAGTAGATAAAGCTATATTCCCAGGAATTCAAGGGGGACCATTAATGCACATTATAGCAGCAAAAGCGGTTTGTTTTGGAGAAGCTTTAAAAGAGGATTATAAAACATATATGAATCAAGTTATAAAAAATACCAAAGCTCTTGGAGAGGAATTAATTAAGTACGGATTTAGATTAATATCTGGTGGTACAGATAACCATTTATTACTAATTGATTTAACTGATAAAAAAATAACCGGAAAAGATGCAGAAAAACTTTTAGATTCAGTAGGAATTACTGTGAATAAAAATACAATACCTTTTGAAACTTTAAGCCCTTTTGTAACTAGTGGTATTAGGATAGGAACTCCAGCAGTAACTACAAGAGGATTTAAGGAAGAAGAAATGAAAAAAATAGCCTATTTCATTAACTATTCTATAGAACATAGAGAAGAAAATTTATCTCAGATTAAGGATCAAGTAAAAGAGGTTTGTAAAAAATACCCATTGTATCAAAATGCATAA
- a CDS encoding threonine/serine exporter family protein: MDMNKTIKIAAEAGKIILQSGGETYRVEETMSRICSAYNIEDSDNYVTPTVIMISATNKAGQTVSLNKRITSRTIDLDKIDKVNNLSRNIKENNLTLEEVEKELNIIKKGVPYNYKIEIISSCFISSFFTLLFGGNFLDFLISFIIGAVLKPVLSFLSYLNVNVFFTNLVGGFTVSLLALLSTLVVSGLNVDKIIIGSVMILVPGIAIVNALRDTIAGDLISGIIRGAEAFLIAVAIAVGSGVVLKLWIHLGGTTL, from the coding sequence ATGGATATGAACAAAACAATTAAAATAGCTGCAGAAGCTGGAAAAATAATATTACAAAGTGGCGGAGAAACTTATAGAGTAGAAGAAACCATGTCTAGAATATGTTCTGCTTATAACATTGAAGATTCTGATAATTATGTTACCCCAACTGTAATAATGATATCTGCTACAAATAAAGCAGGTCAAACTGTTTCTCTTAATAAAAGAATCACAAGTAGAACTATAGATTTGGATAAAATAGATAAGGTAAATAACTTATCTAGAAATATAAAAGAAAACAACCTAACTTTAGAAGAAGTAGAAAAGGAATTAAACATTATAAAAAAAGGTGTACCATACAATTATAAAATAGAAATAATTTCTTCTTGTTTTATTTCTTCTTTCTTTACATTATTGTTTGGAGGAAATTTTTTAGACTTTTTAATATCTTTCATAATAGGAGCTGTACTAAAACCTGTACTTTCTTTTCTAAGCTACTTAAATGTAAATGTATTTTTTACTAACTTAGTAGGAGGATTTACAGTATCACTTTTAGCTCTGTTAAGTACATTAGTAGTATCTGGTTTAAATGTAGATAAAATAATAATCGGTTCTGTAATGATACTAGTTCCAGGAATTGCAATAGTTAATGCTTTAAGAGATACCATTGCAGGAGATTTAATTTCTGGAATTATAAGAGGTGCAGAAGCATTTTTGATAGCTGTAGCAATAGCAGTAGGCTCTGGTGTAGTACTTAAATTATGGATACATCTAGGAGGAACCACTTTATGA
- a CDS encoding phosphoribosylformylglycinamidine synthase produces MGNEIKTLFVEKKEQFRVESKKVLKDFRLSLNMKNIEDIRILNRYNISGVSDEEYNLAKYTIFSEKTVDDLYEEKFPYDSGDKIFGVEYLPGQYDQRADSAAQCIQILTQKEGAIVKYSKIFVIKGNITKEEFEKIKEYCINKVDSREAQIEKPDSIVDIYPEVQAAEILDGFIDLSEKELKDFLEDRNLAMTFEDLKFCQEYFRTKEERNPTITEIKVIDTYWSDHCRHTTFMTEIEDIKIEDGLYTSAIKNTYEDYKNIKKHIYEKERATCLMDIATIAAKELRKKGLMEDLDISPEINACSIVVDAEINGNIEKWLVMFKNETHNHPTEIEPFGGAATCVGGAIRDPLSGRVYVYQAMRITGSADPRQSLENTLEGKLPQKKITTEAAHGYSSYGNQIGLATGQVAEIYDEGYMAKRMEIGAVIGAAPMENVIRKEPKPSDIVILLGGKTGRDGIGGATGSSKKHTEASIENCGSEVQKGNAPTERKIQRLFRNKEVSTMIKRCNDFGAGGISVAIGELTEGLHIDLNKVPKKYEGLDGTELAISESQERMAVVISKEDKERFIKFSKEENLESTVVAEVKKEKRLKMLWKDSIIVDLDREFLNTNGIRQKTKAYISSPEKKDYFNKISLDSKENVKGNWIENLKDLNVCSQKGLVEMFDSTIGASTVLMPLGGKYQKTPQEGMAAKLPVLQGDTTTATVMTYGFNPKISKWSPFHGAMYAVIESVTKAVVMGVDYKKIRLTFQEYFEKLDNKEKKWGKPLAALLGALKAQREFSIAAIGGKDSMSGTFKDMNVPPTLVSFAVGTTNVNRIISSEFKSVGNNIIYIKCERNEEEMPDFNRLKKNYESVYKAIGTGNVLASSTIKFGGISEAVSKMCFGNNIGIELKNLDREELFSSDYGSIILEVNEDFDLDILKEIDYKIIGKTIAAASIKIGDEEILLDECYEEFESTLEGVFKSKVEKEYKKDLNIPIYENKNVKSPSIKIPKPRVLIPVFPGTNCEYDSKRAFEKAGAEVELVVFNNMNSNNIKESIDNLSSKIKKTNIIMLPGGFSAGDEPEGSGKFIANIFRNEKVKDSVMELLKVRDGLMLGICNGFQALIKLGLVPFGEICDINENCPTLTYNDIGRHQSKIVYTKVVSNLSPWFNNVKVGDIHAIPISHGEGKFYAKDSVMKKLINNGQISTQYVDVNGNATEDIKCNPNGSIFAVEGICSPDGRILGKMAHSERISYGTLKNISGNKDQKIFDAGIKYYR; encoded by the coding sequence GTGGGGAATGAAATAAAAACATTATTCGTAGAAAAGAAAGAACAATTTAGGGTGGAAAGTAAAAAGGTATTAAAGGATTTTAGGTTAAGTCTAAATATGAAAAATATAGAAGACATAAGAATTTTAAATAGATATAATATCAGTGGGGTAAGTGATGAAGAATATAATTTGGCTAAGTATACTATATTTTCAGAAAAGACTGTAGATGATTTGTATGAAGAAAAATTCCCTTATGATAGTGGAGATAAAATTTTTGGAGTAGAATATTTACCAGGTCAGTATGATCAAAGAGCGGATTCTGCGGCTCAATGTATACAAATACTTACTCAAAAAGAAGGTGCAATTGTAAAGTATAGTAAAATTTTTGTTATAAAGGGGAATATAACAAAAGAAGAATTTGAAAAAATAAAAGAATACTGTATAAATAAAGTAGATTCAAGAGAAGCACAAATTGAAAAGCCTGATTCCATAGTAGATATATATCCAGAGGTACAAGCTGCAGAAATATTAGATGGATTTATAGATTTAAGTGAAAAAGAGCTAAAAGACTTTTTGGAAGATAGAAATTTAGCTATGACTTTTGAAGATTTAAAATTTTGTCAAGAATATTTTAGAACTAAAGAAGAGAGAAATCCTACTATAACAGAAATTAAAGTCATAGATACTTATTGGTCAGATCATTGTAGGCATACAACTTTTATGACAGAAATAGAAGATATAAAAATAGAAGATGGATTATATACTAGTGCAATAAAGAATACTTATGAAGATTATAAAAATATTAAAAAACACATATATGAAAAAGAACGAGCTACTTGTCTTATGGACATAGCTACCATAGCTGCAAAAGAATTAAGAAAAAAAGGGCTAATGGAGGATTTGGATATATCTCCAGAAATTAATGCTTGTAGTATAGTAGTAGATGCTGAAATTAATGGAAATATAGAAAAATGGCTTGTTATGTTTAAAAATGAAACTCATAACCATCCTACAGAGATAGAGCCTTTTGGTGGAGCAGCTACTTGTGTTGGAGGAGCTATAAGAGATCCTCTTTCAGGAAGAGTTTATGTATATCAAGCTATGAGAATTACAGGTAGTGCAGATCCAAGACAAAGTTTAGAAAATACATTAGAAGGAAAACTCCCTCAAAAGAAAATAACTACTGAAGCAGCTCACGGATATAGTTCCTATGGGAATCAAATAGGTTTAGCTACAGGGCAAGTTGCGGAAATATATGATGAAGGTTATATGGCTAAAAGGATGGAAATTGGGGCAGTTATAGGAGCTGCTCCTATGGAAAATGTAATACGAAAAGAACCTAAACCTTCAGATATAGTTATATTGTTGGGGGGAAAGACAGGAAGAGATGGTATAGGAGGAGCTACTGGTTCCTCTAAAAAACATACGGAAGCTTCTATTGAAAATTGTGGTTCAGAAGTACAAAAAGGGAATGCACCAACAGAAAGAAAAATTCAAAGATTATTTAGGAATAAAGAAGTAAGTACTATGATAAAAAGATGTAATGACTTTGGAGCTGGCGGAATATCTGTAGCTATTGGTGAACTTACAGAAGGTCTTCATATAGATTTAAATAAAGTGCCTAAAAAATATGAAGGATTAGATGGAACAGAATTAGCTATATCTGAATCACAAGAACGTATGGCAGTGGTAATTTCAAAGGAAGATAAAGAAAGGTTTATTAAATTTTCAAAAGAAGAAAATTTAGAATCTACAGTAGTTGCAGAAGTTAAAAAAGAGAAAAGGCTTAAAATGCTATGGAAAGATAGTATTATAGTAGATTTAGATAGAGAATTTCTAAATACAAATGGTATAAGGCAAAAAACTAAGGCTTATATAAGTAGTCCAGAAAAGAAAGATTACTTTAATAAAATATCTTTAGATTCAAAAGAAAATGTAAAGGGCAATTGGATAGAAAATTTAAAAGATTTAAATGTATGCAGTCAAAAAGGATTAGTAGAAATGTTTGATAGTACAATAGGAGCAAGTACTGTTTTAATGCCTTTAGGTGGTAAATATCAAAAAACTCCACAGGAAGGTATGGCAGCTAAACTCCCAGTATTACAAGGAGATACTACTACAGCTACAGTTATGACTTATGGATTTAATCCAAAAATATCTAAATGGAGTCCTTTCCATGGTGCTATGTATGCAGTTATAGAATCTGTAACAAAGGCAGTAGTTATGGGAGTAGATTATAAAAAGATAAGGCTTACTTTTCAAGAGTATTTTGAAAAACTAGATAATAAAGAAAAAAAATGGGGAAAACCATTAGCAGCACTTTTAGGAGCACTAAAGGCTCAAAGGGAATTCTCTATTGCAGCTATAGGTGGAAAAGATAGTATGTCTGGAACTTTTAAAGATATGAATGTACCACCAACTTTAGTATCTTTTGCGGTAGGTACTACCAATGTAAATAGAATAATATCATCAGAATTTAAATCAGTAGGAAATAATATTATATATATAAAATGTGAAAGAAATGAAGAAGAAATGCCTGACTTTAATAGACTTAAAAAAAATTATGAAAGTGTGTATAAGGCAATAGGAACAGGTAATGTCTTGGCTTCATCAACCATTAAATTCGGAGGAATTTCAGAAGCAGTAAGTAAAATGTGTTTTGGTAACAATATAGGGATAGAATTAAAAAATCTAGATAGGGAAGAACTATTTTCTTCAGATTATGGTTCTATAATATTAGAAGTTAATGAAGATTTTGATTTGGATATATTAAAAGAAATAGATTATAAAATAATAGGTAAAACTATTGCAGCAGCCTCTATAAAAATTGGAGATGAAGAAATATTACTAGATGAGTGTTATGAAGAATTTGAAAGTACCTTAGAGGGCGTATTTAAATCAAAAGTAGAAAAAGAATACAAAAAAGATCTAAATATACCGATATATGAAAATAAAAATGTAAAATCACCAAGTATAAAAATTCCTAAGCCGAGGGTCTTAATACCAGTATTTCCAGGTACTAATTGCGAATATGATTCTAAAAGGGCTTTTGAGAAAGCAGGGGCAGAAGTAGAATTAGTTGTATTTAATAATATGAATTCAAATAATATAAAGGAATCTATAGATAATTTAAGCTCCAAAATAAAAAAGACCAATATAATTATGTTACCTGGTGGATTTAGTGCAGGAGATGAACCAGAAGGTTCTGGTAAATTCATAGCAAATATATTTAGAAATGAAAAAGTTAAAGATTCAGTTATGGAATTACTTAAAGTGAGAGATGGATTAATGTTAGGAATATGCAATGGATTCCAAGCTTTAATAAAATTAGGATTAGTACCTTTTGGCGAAATTTGCGATATAAATGAAAATTGTCCAACATTAACTTATAATGATATAGGAAGACACCAATCTAAAATAGTATACACTAAAGTAGTGTCTAATTTATCACCATGGTTTAATAATGTTAAAGTAGGAGATATACATGCAATACCTATATCTCATGGAGAAGGTAAGTTTTATGCTAAAGATAGTGTAATGAAAAAGCTAATAAATAATGGTCAAATATCTACTCAATATGTAGATGTTAATGGAAATGCTACTGAGGATATAAAATGTAATCCAAATGGATCTATATTTGCTGTAGAAGGTATTTGCAGCCCTGATGGCAGAATTCTAGGAAAAATGGCACATTCAGAGAGAATAAGTTATGGAACATTAAAAAATATATCAGGTAATAAAGATCAAAAAATATTTGATGCTGGAATAAAATATTATAGATAA
- a CDS encoding copper amine oxidase N-terminal domain-containing protein, giving the protein MKIFLYTFISLLSFSLFALLLSAVRFIYHHKYGKAVFEINKSKYKKSKISKKEFQMNVSPFKDENDNVYLPLKYVADSLGVKLYNDDEYSIIIKVMDKNIRVNEDVIFIENSSTKLNRKIDNNIKIRNNELMLPQSYIKDIFEVNIEIDNKTGEVILK; this is encoded by the coding sequence GTGAAAATATTTTTATACACCTTTATAAGTTTGTTATCTTTTAGTTTATTCGCCCTTCTTTTAAGTGCTGTAAGATTTATATATCATCATAAATATGGCAAAGCAGTTTTTGAAATTAATAAAAGTAAATACAAAAAAAGTAAGATTTCTAAAAAAGAGTTTCAGATGAATGTAAGTCCTTTTAAAGATGAAAATGATAATGTATATTTACCTTTAAAGTATGTAGCTGATTCTTTAGGAGTAAAGCTGTATAATGATGATGAGTATAGTATAATTATAAAGGTGATGGATAAGAACATTAGGGTTAATGAAGACGTGATCTTTATAGAAAATAGTTCAACAAAGTTAAATAGAAAAATAGATAACAATATAAAAATAAGAAATAATGAATTAATGTTGCCACAAAGTTATATTAAAGATATTTTTGAAGTAAATATAGAAATAGATAATAAAACAGGAGAAGTAATACTAAAATAA
- a CDS encoding threonine/serine exporter family protein → MIMISNFIFSFLASLGFACIFNIKGKKLIYASLGGSIAWLSYLICKTNSHSTVFSFFIGSIAGSIYSEIMARVEKTPVTLMVICAMIPLVPGGGMYYTMQKVIEGDVSGALNTGFTTLSVAGAIALGMVMVSSMTRLIYKFREKTSMNIKSKKNITE, encoded by the coding sequence ATGATTATGATTTCAAATTTTATATTTTCATTTTTAGCCTCATTAGGATTTGCATGTATATTTAATATTAAAGGTAAAAAACTTATATATGCATCTTTAGGTGGAAGCATAGCTTGGTTATCTTATCTTATATGTAAAACCAATAGCCATTCTACAGTATTTAGCTTCTTTATAGGATCTATAGCAGGAAGCATATATTCAGAAATAATGGCAAGAGTAGAAAAAACCCCTGTAACCTTAATGGTAATATGCGCTATGATTCCTCTAGTTCCTGGTGGTGGAATGTATTATACTATGCAAAAAGTTATTGAAGGTGATGTAAGTGGGGCTTTAAATACGGGATTTACTACATTATCTGTAGCAGGAGCTATAGCTTTAGGTATGGTTATGGTATCTTCTATGACAAGGCTTATATACAAATTTAGGGAAAAGACTTCAATGAACATAAAATCAAAGAAAAACATAACAGAATAA